The Bacillus sp. B-jedd sequence ACAGTTCTATTATCCAATTTGTACGGTTTATTATCGAATTTCCTTCGTTTATTCGCCAAATCCCCCGGTTTATTATCCAATTCAAATTTCGCATTCTTCCTGAAACTGCAAAGCGAATGAAGGGCCAGCCATATTCACTTTTGCGTCTTCCTATTAAATGTACAATCCTTTATTAGGAAATTGTTTTATTTAACCGGCTTTTCATTCACATGCCTTTAAAAGCAATTTCTATATATAAGACTAGGAAGTCAGTCCAAAATCAGGCAGCATATAAACCGTCGTTTTATTTTTGCCAGTCTTTTTAAGGTTTAAAGAAACAAGCAGCTTCGTTGCAACACTAATCGAAGAGAGGTTTAAAAACTCCCTCAGCTGTTTATTCGTTATGGCGGGGCCAATTAGTAGATAGTAATCCTCAAGCGCATGCAGGTGGGCATCCTTCGATTTTTGGCGACAGCTGGGACATTGCCATTCCCCCCATTTATATACCATGCCAAGATAGTCGCAATGAGGGCAGAAGACACCTTTCTTTAGGCTTGCGGCTTCCATATGATAAGTTTTTAGAATGTTTTTTTGCAAAGGAGTATGTTTTGCGAGAAGGCGCTTCTTGACCTTGAGAAGCTCTTTAGGAGTGAGGACAGGAGTTTTGTAGAGGGTTTCAAGCTTGCGTATGACCGAAAGAAGATAGTCGGTTTTATGGATATACTTTTCAGCTTCATAGTAACCTTTATCAATTGTAACGATCGTATTTTGATTAAAAATCCCATATCCTTCGATTGGAATCGGGGAAAGCTTATTTTCGGCCAGCCATCTTTTCAGATTGTATTGCTGGTTTTTTGTTTGCTCGATTGGGTTCTGCATTGGAACAATCGTGCCATTTACTGAACGGTGGACCTGCTTTGGACTTAGTTTAAAAAAGACCTCGCCTCCCCATTTTTTCGAATCTAGAATGACTGAGAAGTTCTCGGATAGTAAGTATGTATCGAGCTGGAAGGTGTAGCTTTTCTCCTCTATCCGCAAACCATGGAAAATGTGGTACTTGTCCGCATCCAGGAGGCCAAGCGGATAATCCAGCGACTTCTCTCCATTGTAGCCGGCCCACTCCATACGTAAATGCTCCAGTAAATTCGGTAACTCTTCTGAATGGTCAGGAATCCTTCTTTTCAGCGCTTCTCTTTTTCGAATCGAGTAAGGAATTACCCTTGCCAAGGCTATCATATGCTCACTCCTTTTCCTCTTTTCTGAAACATAATCGAAAACCTCCTCACTTTCCACCCTTTTCGACAAAGACATGTGACAATTTATCAATATGTTATTTCAAAATTCATCGCATCGATGGTATAACGGGTGCTATTATCCAATTCAGCAGTTTTATTATCCAATTTACGAGGTTTATTATCGAATTTCTATAGTCTATTATCCAATTTGCAAGGTTTATTATCGAATTTCCATTGTTTATTATCCAAATTCAGTGTTTTATTATCCAATTCAATTCCGCATATGAACCGGAACTCCCTTAGAGAGAAGGAAAAGCCAGCCTGATAATCAGACCAGCCTCCTAAAATTGGAACTATCTTATTTCCCCGCGGTTATCGTGGCGAGCATGCCTTCTGCGGGGCTGATGGCAACGCCTTTGTAGTAGTATTTCACGATGTCTTCGTAGGTTTTCCCTTCGGCTGCCATGCCGTTTGCACCGTACTGGCTCATACCGACGCCGTGGCCGAAGCCGCGTGTCGTAATGATGATGTCATTGCCGCGCCGCTCCCACGAGAAGTCGGAAGAACGGAGGTCGAGCCGCTCGCGGATTTGCTTGCCAGTCAGAATTTTACCGTTGAAATCCACCTTGCTGATGCGATTGCCGGCTGTCCGCCCCTTAATTACGCCAATCTCACCGGAACTGCCAATTTTGACCCCAAGCCTTTTTTCAAAATCAGCGGCGGACAGGCTCAATTGGCTTTTGTACTTCGGCGACTTTTTATCCCACGGGCTTTCGACGCTTCGTAAATATGGAAAAGCATGCGACCAGTAATCCTCGGAGTTTTCGGTGAAGCCATTGCTCGTCGAGAAAAAGGTCGCTGTTATTGCCTTTCCGTCATAAGTAAGAATTTGCCCGTCGGTCGCTTTTACGGCCTCGGCAATCTTTTTCTTTTTCCAGCTATAATCTGAACCCCAAATCCGTTTTAGTTCATCGTCGCTTTTGAATTCCTGATGCAGCTGTCCGGTGTCGCTCACCTGTGCCCCTTTAGGCAGTCCCATTTTATCTTTCGTAAGCAGCTGGGTGACAATGTACGTCCGCGCCGTGAGGGCTTGGGCTTTCAGCGCCTCCTTCTCAAACTCCGCCGGCATTTCGGCGGCCACCACCCCTTCGAGATATTTATTAAGCGGCAGCTTTACAATCTCTTTTTTGCCGGTTCGATACACTGCTACTTCCACTGCGGGATCAGCTCCTTTTCCGCTTGCTTCCTCATTTGGGGCTTGCAGCGGCTGTTCACCGAGTTTGCCGTCCGCTTTCCCATTTTGATAAGGAAGGACGAGCAAAGCCGGGATGAGTAGCGTAACCGCAAAAAGTAAAGATGCTAGTAGAATGAAAGGTTTCATATTTTTCATGTATAAGCCTCCATTTGAAAAGTAAACGGCCGGCCACGGACCGGCTGCGCTTCATTAAAACATATGGAGGTGGACAGGCAGTTATGACAAGAATCATAGGCCGCCTGCCAAAAGACACTGGATTTTCCATTAAAGGGAAGTATTTGTTCCAGCAAGCCAGCTAAATCTGCCGCTTTCTATTAAAGAATGAAATAGCGCCCCGCAAGGATAAAAAAAATCCCCGCCAGGCGCGATCGCTAGTCCAGTCTATTATAATTGCAGTTTTGCCCTAGTAAATAATCCTTATCAAACAAATCCCTATTTCTGCGGCAAAATGGTATAACCGTAGTCAGTCATTTTCGCGAGGCCTTCTTTGAATAGAATCTCTTCGATTTGCAGCTTTTCGCCAAAATATTTTTGGCCATTTTGCTTGAAGACTTTACCGCACATTTTGGATGTTACGTACAATGCTTCGTAGTTATATTGATAATCATCTCCAGCGATGGCATTCCTGCCGCCTACCGAGATGCAATCTTTGTTGATTTCTTCTTTCTTTCCTTTTTTGTCGACATAATAATATTTATCCTCAATTAGAGCTGTCGTGAGCGGCTTTGAAGTAATCCCATAGCCTGCTTCATCAACCTTCACAATATCATAGCCGTCTTTTGTTTTTTGCTTAGGGGCACGATCGATGCCGTGAACGATTTTCATTTCCCCTTCAAAGCCCTTTGGAATCAGGTACGCATCATGTGTCCGATCCTGAAAGATCGCCACGAGCGTTGGAATTGAAACAAAAGCGGCCGCGACAATGGCAGCTACACTTGCTCCGGAAATGGCAGCCCTGGCAGACCATTTGAAGGAGCCCTTAGACTGCTGCCACTCGGTAAACAGGAAGTAAATCAGCGCGTCGGCAATGGTATAAATGGCTATTTCATCGAGTAAAATCACTGGCAAAATACCGACCGCAATATGGATCAATCCAGCAGCCGGAAAACGGAAACTGCCCAGCCGGCGGGTTAATAAGTCTGCTAAATAAGATACCGGGATGGCAATGACCATATTCCCAATCATGGTGATGAGGAGCATGATGCCAATGACTACAACTGTTCCTCCAAGGGAGCCTGACAGGAAGCCTGGAACGACCAGGAGCAGCACTCCCATTGTCAGCGTCGTATATAAAGCGGATTTAAGTTTGATAAAAAATTTATCCATGGGGGACCCACCTCTCTTCCCCCATTTTAACAATTTAACCCCTTTAAGATTGTTACAAAAATAGGAAAGCTAAGGAACAACGTTCACTAATTTATCATATAATTAGAGAACCTTTTCGCCAGTTTGCAGCGATTTAATTCGTAAAACAGCAAAAAAGCAGAAAAAAGACTGTCAGACATCAGACAGCCTTTTCTTCTGCTTCATCACAATCCGGCCAAACAGCCAGACCTATATTCTTTATTATGCGTTCATATCTGATACAAGCGTCTCTTGAGCTTCCACCATAACCTCGACCGTGTCGTTTACGCGCTCGACATCTGCTCCTAGAGCCGCCAGCTTCAAGTGGAAATCGACATATCCGCGATCGAGATGCTTCAGTTCAGTTACCCTCGTGTTACCTTCTGCCACCAATCCAGTCAGGATCAATGCTGCGGCAGCACGGAGATCTGTGGCTGCGACTTCGGCACCCTGGAGATTTGAAGCACCAGGAATGATGACTGAACGGCCTTCAATCTTAATATCGGCATTCATGCGGCGGAATTCTTCGACATGCATAAAGCGGTTTTCAAAAACCGTTTCCGTAATCATGCTTGTTCCTTCTGCGCGAAGGAGCAATGCCATCATTTGCGACTGCATATCAGTAGGGAATCCCGGGTGAGGCATTGTTTTGATATCAACGGCCTTCAGCTTTTCAGGACCGATGACCCTTACGCCATCCTCTTCTTCGAGGATGGTGATTCCCATTTCCTCCATTTTTGCGATCAAGGAAGATAAATGTTCTGGAACAGCACCTTTCACAAGGACGTTTCCTTGCGTAATCGCCGCGGCGACCATAAATGTTCCGGCTTCAATCCGGTCAGGTATAATTGCGTGATCGGCACCAAATAATACATCTACGCCTTCGATCCTGATTGTCCCAGTGCCGGCACCGACAACCTTGGCACCCATCTTGTTCAACAGATTGGCAAGGTCGACAATTTCAGGCTCTTTTGCAACATTCTCAAGGATGGTTGTGCCTTCTGCAAGCGTTGCTGCCATCATAATATTTTCCGTCGCACCGACGCTTGGGAAATCAAGGTAAATCCTTGCTCCCTTTAAGCGGCCGTCAACTTCCGCTTCAATAAAACCGTTACCGACTTGAACTTTCGCGCCCATTGCTTCAAAGCCTTTCAGATGCTGGTCAATCGGGCGGGACCCAATTGCGCAGCCTCCTGGCAATGCCACACGCGCACGGCCGTTCCGGGCTAACAATGAGCCCATAACCAGTACAGAAGCGCGCATTTTACGGACATATTCAAATGGCGCCTCTTCTTTCAGCTCTCTTGATGCATCTACAACAACTTGATTATTTTCAAAAACGACTTCTGCGTTTAAATGACGTAATACCTCGTTGATCGTATATACATCGGAGAGAGTAGGCACATCTCTTATGATACTTTTTCCATCACTTGCCAATAGTGTTGCAGCGAGTACAGGCAGTACAGAATTTTTGGCCCCTTCTACTTTGACCGTTCCATTAAGCCTATTTCCGCCGCGGACGATGATTTTTTCCAAGTGTATTCCCCTCCGCGTCCAAGTTCTCTATATTAATATTCAACCGTAATGATAGGGGTGCCAACTGTCACAGTCGCGCCTTCTCCCCCACCCGTTCGAACAGCAACTTGCAAATTCATGCCATTCTTAAAAGGATCGGCAAATTCTGATGAGAATGCCGATATGGATATGAAATTTTCTTCTCTAATTCCTTCAGTTTCAGCAGCATTTAACCTAGACAAAATGTTATTTACTTTTTCAGGTAAAGCCGCTTCCATTTTATCACCGAAAGACCCTTTAGCACAAGAGAAAATTGGCGGTTTGCCACGAAATATGTCATTATGGCGCTGCATGAATTTTCCTGATTTCAAAAAGGCCGCACTATTGCCATTCCATTTTCCGCCGGTCACCTTATATATTATATACGCATTTGCCTTATGGGGTGTGCGGGTAGAAATTAATTGAAGATACTCGCGGCCAAAGCTGGAAACTGGAGAAACTGCCTTAGCTTCCCATATTTGGCCTTTAGAGGAGATTGACCATTCCCAATCAGGAAAAAGGGTCCGAAGCTCAGCGGCATACGCCTCCAATTCCCCGGGTGAATTGGAGTCCTCAATAACCTCCCGTGAATAAACCGACCACTCCTCAAGCAAACTGCCTTCCGCTTCCAATGCAGCCACCAGCTTAACAAGATCCGGTGCACTTTCAGCTACAATCGTCTTATTCCCATGTTCCAACACAACAAAACCAATAATGGCAAATAATGATAAAATCAGATTCATTTTCATACGCTGCCGCTCCCCTTCCCTTAATAACATTTTTGCCGGGAAGTGGGCGAGCATACATGGAAATTGTCGTCACATTTAGACAAACCCAACCGTAAACCTCGAAACGTGTAAAACTAAAACACAAACTTGATTGTACTGAATAACCCACCATTTGAACACATGTACGAAGACCTAAATATATGTACAAGGCAAATTCTTTGTTTTTGCAAGAAGTATCCAAAAAAGGGTACAATTATATAGACGGCTTCCTTAAGTGAAAAGTTTCACTTTCTTGGCAAATAATATCCCTCTTCCCAGCAAAAAGAACATACTGCATCCAAATTTGCGCCGCTTATCGTGAAAGCGCGCACAATGTTGCCGTGAAGGGAATTTTTTAGTCAAAAACCGCTGGCAGCTGCCTTGATAAAAGAAGGTAATCAAGAAAGAAATTGCTAACAGCCGAACCGATGACAATGGACAGCAATATATATAAAACGCGGGCCTGGATTACCCGGTTTGCCCTGAGCAGCCTGTCAAAATTTAACGCCTGAAGCGCCCACCAGGCAAGTGCTATACAAACAAGATGGGTAAAAATACCCACTATTGATTCTGCCCCAAATCCCCCTACCATATTATTCCTCCACTTCCTTGATCGTTCTTCCACTTCGTAAAGCATCACTAGTATTTATATAGGTAAATTTTTACAAATATGCTTGTCACATTTAAATTAGTATGGAATAATTATTCATGTTATGGTTTCTTAAAAGCGTTTTTGCTAAAAGGGTCCCAACCTCCATTGTATGGACTGCCAGAAAGAAAAGCAATTAAAATCGCTGCCCTTTCTGCGGGCGTCCCTAATGCAAAAACTTACTAAATAAGCAGTGAAGGGGTTATTGTATGAAAAAGGTTAGAAAGGCAATTATTCCGGCTGCCGGGCTGGGCACCCGCTTTCTCCCGGCAACAAAAGCAATGCCTAAAGAAATGCTTCCAATCGTTGATAAACCGACCATCCAGTACATTGTCGAAGAGGCAATTGAATCGGGCATTGAGGATATTATTATCGTGACTGGTAAAGGCAAGCGGGCGATTGAGGACCATTTCGACCATGCCTTCGAGCTGGAACAAAATCTGCTTGAAAAAGAAAAATTCGATCTGCTCGAGAAAGTCCAAGCGTCTTCGAAGATGGTCGATATCCACTATATTCGCCAAAAAGAGCCGCGCGGACTTGGCCATGCCGTTTGGTGCGCGAGAAACTTTATCGGCGATGAACCGTTTGCTGTCCTGCTCGGCGACGATATTGTCCAGGCAGAGGTTCCTTGCTTGAAACAACTGATGAACCAATACGATGAAACCCTTTCATCTGTTATCGGCGTCCAGCGTGTGCCTGAAACAGAGACTCATCGTTATGGAATCATCGACCCTCTTGAAGAATTCAACAGGCGGTACCAGGTCAGGCAGTTTGTTGAAAAACCGAAGCCGGGCACAGCGCCATCGAATCTTGCTATTATCGGCCGTTATATTCTGAATCCTGAGATCTTCATGTTCCTTGACAGGCAAGAAATCGGCGCCGGGGGAGAAATCCAGCTGACTGACGCGATTCAGAGCTTGAATGAAATTCAACGCGTATTCGCTTATGAGTTTGAAGGAAAGCGGTTCGACGTCGGTGAAAAACTTGGTTTTATCGAAACAACCCTGGAATTTGCTTTGCAAATGCCTGAATTAAAAGATGACCTGCTTGAATTTATGAAAAAGAAGCTCGATCAGTATTAATGTAGAAAACAGCATCCGCACGTTTGCGGATGCTGTTTTTTTGCGCGGAGAATTAAATAATCGCTCCATGCAAAAGGCTGCCCCCTGAATGAGACAGCCTTTCCGTACTATTTAATCCCCTTTAAAACCGCAAGCCTTCCTTCCCCCAAAGTCCGGCTCACCTATCATAGCAGCAGCCTCTTCCCCCAAAGAGACAACCGCCCTCTTTTGCATAAGTTCACTTGCTATTCAAGAAAATCGACGAAACCGTTAAAATTGCCGTGCAGGAAGTCCAATGCGATATTCGGCAAAATTCCGAACAGGATGCTGGCTACAACCGTGATTCCGACAGTTGCCAGAATGCCAGCTGGAATTTTTAATGTCTTTGTGTCCGCAGCCGGGCGGAAGAACATTTGAGTCAAGATGCCGAAATAATATACATAGGATACGACTGTCGTTGCAATCATAATGGATGCAAGCACATAGTGCGGATTGCTCTTATCGTAAAATGCGCTCATGAAAATATTTACCTTGCCGATGAAACCCGCTGTGCCAGGAAAACCGGCGAGCGACAGGAGCAGGATGCCGAATGCCGTTGCGAGGAGCGGGGCTTTTTTGTAAAAGCCGGCAAAGTCCTTGATTTCTTCCGACCCTGTCGTTTCACTCATCAATTGGATAACCGCGAATGCTCCCATATTCATGAATAGGTAGGCGACAAGATAAAACCAAATTGCATCAAACGTCAAATAATTGAGCGAAGTAAACGCAACTAGGATATAGCCTGCATGCGCGATACTTGAATAAGCGAACAGCCTTTTAATATTGCGCTGCCTAAGGGCAATCACGTTTCCAATAATCATTGTTGCCGCGGCTAAAAATGCGATGTAATCCTGGAGTTTGAACAAGATAGGCATCGTGCCGGGGCCATCGGAAACTGCCATCAGGAATACCGTGAACATGATTCGCACCAGAATGATAAAGCCGGCCGCTTTTGAAACGACACTCAGGAATGCCGTTACAGGCGTCGGCGCCCCCTGGTAAACATCCGGAGCCCACATATGGAACGGCGCTGCCGCCAGCTTAAAGGAAAGGCCGACAAAGATCATAAAGAAGGCAAGTCCTAAAAGATAGATATGCTGGCTGTCAGCGTTAGTGCTAAGCGTCCTGGCAATCGTAATCAAATTTGTCGAGCCGGAGAGGCCATAAACATAGCTCATCCCAAACAGCGTAATCGCTGAAGAAATCCCGCCATTGATGACGTATTTCATCGCCGATTCATTCGATGCCAGTTGGTTTCTGCGCATACCCGCCAGTATATAGGAAGGGATGGATAAAAGTTCAAGTCCGACAAATAGTGTAATCAAGTCACCGCTTGAAGACATGATCATCCCGCCAAGAAGCGCGGCTAAAAATAGGTAGAAAAATTCACCCCTATATTCAGCGAAGCCGTCTTTTGGATTGTAATTCATCGCGAGAAGCATGACGAAGACCGACCCGGCAAGGAGAATCAGCTTGAATGCCTTGCTAAAGGAGTCTAGCCTGTACGTATCTTCAAGTATGGATGTGACTGGCGTATCCAACATACCGACGAGGGCGATTCCTGCCGAAATGATGGCAGCGATGGCAATCCAGCCGAACAGCTTCCGATCAAAATTCTTCCCTAGGAACAAATCCAGAATAACCAAAAGTGCAACTGTGCCGAGAATGATGAACTCTGGCATCATGACTCCCCAGTTATACGCTAACAAATCAGTGAGTTCCATTGTTCATCAACCTCCCAACCCAAGCATGATAGATTTAAGTGCGGAATGCAGCGGTGAGCTTAGGACACTTGGGTAAACCCCGATCAGGACAATCAGGAAAAGCAGCGTCAAGGCAGGAACGTATTCGATTCCCCTCAAATCACGCACTCCCGCGAACTCGCGGTGGGACATTCCATAGGTCATGCCCAGAATCGCGCGAAGCAGATAGGCCGCGGTCATAATAATGCCTATGCAGCCGATTGCGGCCAGGACAGGCATCTCCTTAAACAGGCCAAGGAATGCCATAAATTCACTTACGAAGCCAGACATGCCCGGCAAGCCAAGCGAAGCCATCCCGCCAGCGAGCAGCAGCCCTGCGGCGATTGGCATCCCTTTTGCCAGACCACCAAGATTCGCGATCAGGGATGTATCTAGGCGCTCATAAAACACGCCAACAAGGAAGAATAGCAAGGCCGAAAT is a genomic window containing:
- a CDS encoding nuclease-related domain-containing protein, whose product is MIALARVIPYSIRKREALKRRIPDHSEELPNLLEHLRMEWAGYNGEKSLDYPLGLLDADKYHIFHGLRIEEKSYTFQLDTYLLSENFSVILDSKKWGGEVFFKLSPKQVHRSVNGTIVPMQNPIEQTKNQQYNLKRWLAENKLSPIPIEGYGIFNQNTIVTIDKGYYEAEKYIHKTDYLLSVIRKLETLYKTPVLTPKELLKVKKRLLAKHTPLQKNILKTYHMEAASLKKGVFCPHCDYLGMVYKWGEWQCPSCRQKSKDAHLHALEDYYLLIGPAITNKQLREFLNLSSISVATKLLVSLNLKKTGKNKTTVYMLPDFGLTS
- the spoIID gene encoding stage II sporulation protein D; amino-acid sequence: MKNMKPFILLASLLFAVTLLIPALLVLPYQNGKADGKLGEQPLQAPNEEASGKGADPAVEVAVYRTGKKEIVKLPLNKYLEGVVAAEMPAEFEKEALKAQALTARTYIVTQLLTKDKMGLPKGAQVSDTGQLHQEFKSDDELKRIWGSDYSWKKKKIAEAVKATDGQILTYDGKAITATFFSTSNGFTENSEDYWSHAFPYLRSVESPWDKKSPKYKSQLSLSAADFEKRLGVKIGSSGEIGVIKGRTAGNRISKVDFNGKILTGKQIRERLDLRSSDFSWERRGNDIIITTRGFGHGVGMSQYGANGMAAEGKTYEDIVKYYYKGVAISPAEGMLATITAGK
- a CDS encoding DUF6843 domain-containing protein encodes the protein MDKFFIKLKSALYTTLTMGVLLLVVPGFLSGSLGGTVVVIGIMLLITMIGNMVIAIPVSYLADLLTRRLGSFRFPAAGLIHIAVGILPVILLDEIAIYTIADALIYFLFTEWQQSKGSFKWSARAAISGASVAAIVAAAFVSIPTLVAIFQDRTHDAYLIPKGFEGEMKIVHGIDRAPKQKTKDGYDIVKVDEAGYGITSKPLTTALIEDKYYYVDKKGKKEEINKDCISVGGRNAIAGDDYQYNYEALYVTSKMCGKVFKQNGQKYFGEKLQIEEILFKEGLAKMTDYGYTILPQK
- the murA gene encoding UDP-N-acetylglucosamine 1-carboxyvinyltransferase, giving the protein MEKIIVRGGNRLNGTVKVEGAKNSVLPVLAATLLASDGKSIIRDVPTLSDVYTINEVLRHLNAEVVFENNQVVVDASRELKEEAPFEYVRKMRASVLVMGSLLARNGRARVALPGGCAIGSRPIDQHLKGFEAMGAKVQVGNGFIEAEVDGRLKGARIYLDFPSVGATENIMMAATLAEGTTILENVAKEPEIVDLANLLNKMGAKVVGAGTGTIRIEGVDVLFGADHAIIPDRIEAGTFMVAAAITQGNVLVKGAVPEHLSSLIAKMEEMGITILEEEDGVRVIGPEKLKAVDIKTMPHPGFPTDMQSQMMALLLRAEGTSMITETVFENRFMHVEEFRRMNADIKIEGRSVIIPGASNLQGAEVAATDLRAAAALILTGLVAEGNTRVTELKHLDRGYVDFHLKLAALGADVERVNDTVEVMVEAQETLVSDMNA
- a CDS encoding YwmB family TATA-box binding protein, with product MKMNLILSLFAIIGFVVLEHGNKTIVAESAPDLVKLVAALEAEGSLLEEWSVYSREVIEDSNSPGELEAYAAELRTLFPDWEWSISSKGQIWEAKAVSPVSSFGREYLQLISTRTPHKANAYIIYKVTGGKWNGNSAAFLKSGKFMQRHNDIFRGKPPIFSCAKGSFGDKMEAALPEKVNNILSRLNAAETEGIREENFISISAFSSEFADPFKNGMNLQVAVRTGGGEGATVTVGTPIITVEY
- a CDS encoding DUF1146 family protein → MVGGFGAESIVGIFTHLVCIALAWWALQALNFDRLLRANRVIQARVLYILLSIVIGSAVSNFFLDYLLLSRQLPAVFD
- the galU gene encoding UTP--glucose-1-phosphate uridylyltransferase GalU, producing the protein MKKVRKAIIPAAGLGTRFLPATKAMPKEMLPIVDKPTIQYIVEEAIESGIEDIIIVTGKGKRAIEDHFDHAFELEQNLLEKEKFDLLEKVQASSKMVDIHYIRQKEPRGLGHAVWCARNFIGDEPFAVLLGDDIVQAEVPCLKQLMNQYDETLSSVIGVQRVPETETHRYGIIDPLEEFNRRYQVRQFVEKPKPGTAPSNLAIIGRYILNPEIFMFLDRQEIGAGGEIQLTDAIQSLNEIQRVFAYEFEGKRFDVGEKLGFIETTLEFALQMPELKDDLLEFMKKKLDQY
- the nuoN gene encoding NADH-quinone oxidoreductase subunit NuoN, translating into MELTDLLAYNWGVMMPEFIILGTVALLVILDLFLGKNFDRKLFGWIAIAAIISAGIALVGMLDTPVTSILEDTYRLDSFSKAFKLILLAGSVFVMLLAMNYNPKDGFAEYRGEFFYLFLAALLGGMIMSSSGDLITLFVGLELLSIPSYILAGMRRNQLASNESAMKYVINGGISSAITLFGMSYVYGLSGSTNLITIARTLSTNADSQHIYLLGLAFFMIFVGLSFKLAAAPFHMWAPDVYQGAPTPVTAFLSVVSKAAGFIILVRIMFTVFLMAVSDGPGTMPILFKLQDYIAFLAAATMIIGNVIALRQRNIKRLFAYSSIAHAGYILVAFTSLNYLTFDAIWFYLVAYLFMNMGAFAVIQLMSETTGSEEIKDFAGFYKKAPLLATAFGILLLSLAGFPGTAGFIGKVNIFMSAFYDKSNPHYVLASIMIATTVVSYVYYFGILTQMFFRPAADTKTLKIPAGILATVGITVVASILFGILPNIALDFLHGNFNGFVDFLE